One Triplophysa rosa linkage group LG9, Trosa_1v2, whole genome shotgun sequence genomic window carries:
- the LOC130559501 gene encoding pleckstrin homology domain-containing family H member 2-like isoform X2, whose amino-acid sequence MAEGDECTGGEWKEKYMALETLLFKFRGQMSVIRELTAEKLQQLETQVLEAECRAYEANQQVQWMEERLKASNVQSGDSDLQLFKRCQSLQASLQEKDELISSLEQQLEEQKQSRIQDAKTVEEKAAKIKEWVMKKLNEFDVENASLRETNQQHESEIQDLKKQLQVQANVGEAQRLSSLTFGCFQIRGKNPQVLTGPEPSQKSISTLPDQDHTHMEGRRPSTDCGMKGPETEHCGTGSKMESEEVGDNIGEPSSCSLSSVLSISKGDRCLFEGLRLNRPASEANLTSDDSSSLFDDDMQHAEFSKLCLPGTKSTTKKGGKKAYIEDGCSDDLNKRFQSQCLDSSSSSSDTNTPSPVLTPALTPKRPTPSRDSQDTPASPKQPRLRTPNTFNVSLALAKKHLSQPPLYSEATHGRTRNAISMLRPLRPHETDLDQEQRMETCDREHPDLPSEQPAEVPPEEPETPEACAAVPGSKPPTPPLHRLPSWESRIYAVAKSGIRLSEMSCKDVSNKDSPNPSSCPAYMLYTSLVYKNTSTPVFTTLKGRATLLSTNEFPEEWSSSEEEESSEECQCYSGEEMSLCGSHTSGSESHKNSSHESPRSLKRAVSLSSMTSECDYAIPPDAYSTDTECSEPENKLPKTCSTSSDNDKSDFMEKSGYLLKMVKTWKKTWKRRWFILKVGELLYYKSPSNVIRKPQGQIELNASSTIARGDGKQILQVVTGKSVHYLKADSPNLLEEWLRVLQSVVRIKASSPLFTQPDVRPITKGHLTKVKYGYSKHVWCALFGKALYYFRSQEDKFPLGQIKLCDARVEEVDKSCDSDKVSAQYTLSIQPVSQSPTYLLIDSPHEKTAWLYHLSVAAGTAVGQVGTEFEQLVAKLLNVDGDPGSHLWRHPTLCFTKEGLSSPLTTLPSQALQTEAIKLFKTCQLFINVAIDTPAIDYHVTLAQCALQVCLTHPELQTEIYCQLIKQTRRRQPNGQPGPLQGWQFLALCVGLFLPTHPIRWLLQMHLKRHGDLRTEVGKYAIYCQRSLERTQQKGERQARSSRMEILSILLRNPYHHSLPFSVPVHFLNNTYQVVGFDASTTVEEFQSRLNQDTGVRKTGQSGFSLYSDDPTGRDFEHCLQGNLKICDIIAKWEQAAKEHHTGKSENARTIKLTYKNRLYFAQQMRGEMERERFLLAYQTNEEITAGRFPVNKELALEMAALLAQVEFGDYERPFCSPGGSGASQTKSKQTLKQVLERFYPKHYRHTCTEEHMGQLLQRLSTRWASLRGRTSSECIRIYMTVARKWTLFGAKLFEAEPLSPSLQNNMRVWLAVHENGVIVLEFNSIKVLESHPHKNIVTFGASGQDFMLVVASGSGISTSKEKPTEKHLFAMASSKVRDVTLLVASYINSAQQQKSAAHHLSAPALMLAQSGELKSKESRSKSPPATCRPSKAPTLL is encoded by the exons TTGCAGCAGTTGGAGACGCAGGTTTTGGAGGCAGAATGTCGTGCATATGAGGCCAACCAGCAG GTTCAGTGGATGGAGGAACGTCTGAAAGCGTCAAATGTCCAGTCAGGTGATTCAGACCTGCAGCTTTTCAAGCGTTGTCAAAGCCTTCAAGCATCACTACAGGAGAAAGATGAGCTCATCTCCAGCCTAGAGCAACAGCTAGAGGAACAG AAACAGAGCCGAATCCAAGATGCCAAGACAGTGGAGGAAAAAGCAGCCAAGATCAAAGAATGGGTGATGAAGAAGCTGAATGAG TTTGATGTGGAGAATGCCTCTTTGAGAGAGACGAACCAACAACACGAATCTGAGATACAAGACCTGAAAAAACAACTGCAAG TCCAGGCCAATGTAGGTGAAGCCCAGCGACTCAGCAGCCTTACGTTTGGCTGTTTCCAGATCAGAGGAAAGAACCCTCAGGTACTAACGGGCCCAGAACCATCCCAGAAAAGCATCAGCACCCTGCCGGATCAGGACCACACACACATGGAGGGCAGGAGACCCTCTACAG ATTGTGGAATGAAAGGTCCAGAAACCGAGCATTGTGGCACTGGCTCTAAAATGGAATCTGAAGAAGTGGGTGACAACATCGGCGAACCATCATCTTGCAGCCTGTCCTCTGTCTTATCCATCTCCAAAGGAGACAGATGTCTGTTTGAAGGTTTGCGTTTAAACCGGCCCGCCAGCGAGGCTAACCTCACCTCTGATGACAGCAGCTCGCTGTTCGACGACGACATGCAGCACGCCGAATTCTCCAAACTCTGCCTTCCTGGTACCAAGAGCACTACGAAGAAAGGCGGCAAGAAAGCGTATATTGAAGACGGATGCTCGGACGACCTAAATAAACGCTTCCAGTCACAATGTCTGgattcctcttcttcctccagTGACACAAACACCCCCAGTCCCGTCCTAACTCCAGCTCTCACGCCGAAGCGTCCCACCCCTTCCCGGGATTCCCAAGACACCCCAGCCTCTCCCAAACAGCCCCGTCTACGCACCCCCAATACGTTTAACGTGAGTTTGGCGCTAGCCAAGAAGCACCTGAGCCAGCCTCCACTGTACAGCGAAGCCACTCACGGGCGAACACGTAATGCAATTAGCATGCTACGTCCTCTCCGGCCCCACGAAACAGATCTGGACCAAGAGCAAAGAATGGAGACTTGTGATCGAGAGCATCCCGATCTACCTTCAGAACAGCCAGCTGAAGTGCCGCCAGAAGAACCAGAAACACCCGAAGCCTGCGCAGCCGTTCCAGGGAGTAAACCACCGACTCCTCCCCTGCACAGGTTGCCATCCTGG GAGAGCAGAATATATGCTGTGGCGAAATCTGGAATTCGTCTTTCAGAGATGTCATGCAAAGATGTTTCTAATAAAG aCTCCCCCAACCCATCCTCGTGCCCCGCCTACATGCTCTACACTTCCCTCGTCTACAAGAACACGAGCACACCTGTGTTCACCACACTTAAAGGG AGGGCGACATTGTTGAGCACTAATGAGTTTCCAGAGGAGTGGTCCAGTTCAGAAGAGGAGGAGAGTTCAGAGGAGTGTCAGTGCTACTCTGGAGAGGAGATGTCTCTGTGCGGCTCTCACACCTCTGGATCAGAATCACATAAGAACAGCAGCCACGAAAGCCCTCGATCCCTGAAGAGAG CTGTATCATTGTCTTCTATGACATCTGAATGCGACTACGCCATCCCTCCTGATGCTTACTCCACTGACACTGAGTGTTCTGAACCAGAGAACAAACTGCCCAAGACCTGCTCCACCAGCAGTGACAATGACAAGAGT GACTTTATGGAGAAGTCTGGTTACCTGTTGAAAATGGTAAAGACATGGAAGAAAACATGGAAGAGGCGctggtttattttgaaagtCGGGGAGCTGCTGTACTACAAGTCACCG AGTAATGTCATCCGTAAGCCTCAAGGCCAGATTGAGCTCAACGCTTCAAGCACCATAGCACGCGGTGATGGAAAACAGATTCTTCAG GTGGTGACAGGTAAGAGTGTGCATTATCTGAAGGCGGATTCTCCAAACCTCCTGGAGGAGTGGCTGAGGGTTCTGCAGAGCGTTGTGAGAATCAAAGCTTCTAGTCCTCTATTCACACAACCTGATGTACGGCCCATCACGAAAGGACACCTGACGAAG GTGAAGTATGGATACTCGAAGCATGTGTGGTGTGCGCTTTTTGGGAAGGCGCTGTACTACTTCAGAAGTCAAGAGGATAAG TTTCCTCTGGGTCAGATCAAACTGTGTGACGCTCGGGTGGAGGAAGTGGATAAGTCATGTGACTCTGATAAAGTGTCTGCGCAATACACTCTTTCCATTCAGCCAGTGAGTCAGAGCCCGACATACCTGCTCATTGACTCACCTCATGAGAAG ACGGCCTGGCTGTACCATCTGTCTGTGGCAGCGGGCACTGCAGTGGGGCAGGTGGGCACTGAGTTTGAGCAGCTGGTTGCTAAACTCCTCAACGTGGATGGAGATCCAG GGTCTCATCTCTGGAGACATCCAACGCTGTGTTTCACTAAGGAAGGACTGTCTTCTCCACTCACCACCCTGCCCTCCCAGGCCCTTCAAACTGaagcaataaagctctttaag ACGTGTCAACTGTTTATAAATGTCGCCATTGACACTCCAGCCATAGATTATCATGTGACTTTAGCCCAGTGTGCTCTGCAAGTGTGTCTCACCCACCCAGAGCTCCAAACTGAAATCTACTGCCAGCTTATTAAACAGACCCGCAGGAGACAACCGAACGGTCAGCCTGGACCCCTGCAG GGTTGGCAGTTTTTGGCTCTGTGTGTCGGCCTCTTCCTGCCCACACACCCCATTCGTTGGCTTTTGCAAATGCACCTTAAAAGGCATGGAGATTTAag GACGGAAGTGGGAAAGTATGCCATCTACTGCCAGCGTTCACTGGAGCGGACGCAGCAGAAAGGTGAACGGCAAGCACGATCGTCACGTATGGAGATCCTGTCTATCCTTCTGAGGAATCCTTATCACCACTCTCTGCCCTTCAGCGTGCCTGTGCACTTCCTTAACAACACATACCAG GTTGTTGGTTTTGATGCTTCGACGACAGTGGAGGAATTCCAGAGCCGACTGAATCAGGACACAGGCGTGAGGAAGACTGGTCAGTCTGGTTTCAGCCTTTATTCCGACGACCCCACCGGCAGAGACTTTGAACACTGTCTTCAGGGAAACCTGAAG ATTTGTGATATTATTGCGAAATGGGAGCAGGCCGCAAAGGAGCATCACACGGGCAAATCTGAGAATGCCAGGACCATCAAACTCACTTATAAGAACAG GTTATATTTCGCACAGCAGATGAgaggagagatggagagagagcgTTTCCTGTTGGCTTACCAAACAAATGAGGAAATAACAGCAGGTCGCTTCCCTGTAAACAAAGAGCTGGCTTTAGAGATGGCCGCTCTGCTTGCTCAG GTGGAATTTGGTGACTATGAACGTCCATTTTGTAGTCCGGGTGGATCAGGAGCTTCACAGACTAAATCTAAGCAGACCCTGAAACAGGTTCTGGAGCGTTTCTACCCGAAGCATTACAGACACACCTGTACCGAGGAGCACATGGG GCAGTTACTACAGAGGCTGTCCACCCGCTGGGCATCTCTGAGGGGTCGGACTTCCTCTGAATGCATACGAATCTACATGACCGTAGCTCGGAAGTGGACGCTTTTTGGAGCCAAACTATTTGAGGCGGAG CCTTTATCTCCATCTCTGCAGAACAACATGCGCGTTTGGCTGGCAGTACATGAAAATGGAGTCATCGTACTGGAGTTCAACTCAATA aAAGTTCTGGAGTCTCACCCTCATAAAAACATTGTGACATTCGGAGCGTCCGGTCAGGACTTTATGCTGGTGGTAGCTTCGGGTTCTGGCATCAGCACGTCCAAAGAAAAGCCCACAGAGAAGCATCTGTTTGCTATGGCCTCCTCTAAA GTTCGAGACGTGACGTTGCTCGTAGCCAGCTACATAAACAGCGCACAACAGCAAAAATCGGCGGCCCACCACCTTTCTGCTCCGGCCCTGATGCTGGCTCAGTCTGGAGAACTGAAGAGCAAGGAATCAAGAAGCAAATCTCCACCGGCGACCTGCAGACCCAGCAAAGCCCCCACCTTACTTTGA
- the LOC130559501 gene encoding pleckstrin homology domain-containing family H member 2-like isoform X1 has translation MAEGDECTGGEWKEKYMALETLLFKFRGQMSVIRELTAEKLQQLETQVLEAECRAYEANQQVQWMEERLKASNVQSGDSDLQLFKRCQSLQASLQEKDELISSLEQQLEEQKQSRIQDAKTVEEKAAKIKEWVMKKLNEFDVENASLRETNQQHESEIQDLKKQLQAMNPSASIGPVQANVGEAQRLSSLTFGCFQIRGKNPQVLTGPEPSQKSISTLPDQDHTHMEGRRPSTDCGMKGPETEHCGTGSKMESEEVGDNIGEPSSCSLSSVLSISKGDRCLFEGLRLNRPASEANLTSDDSSSLFDDDMQHAEFSKLCLPGTKSTTKKGGKKAYIEDGCSDDLNKRFQSQCLDSSSSSSDTNTPSPVLTPALTPKRPTPSRDSQDTPASPKQPRLRTPNTFNVSLALAKKHLSQPPLYSEATHGRTRNAISMLRPLRPHETDLDQEQRMETCDREHPDLPSEQPAEVPPEEPETPEACAAVPGSKPPTPPLHRLPSWESRIYAVAKSGIRLSEMSCKDVSNKDSPNPSSCPAYMLYTSLVYKNTSTPVFTTLKGRATLLSTNEFPEEWSSSEEEESSEECQCYSGEEMSLCGSHTSGSESHKNSSHESPRSLKRAVSLSSMTSECDYAIPPDAYSTDTECSEPENKLPKTCSTSSDNDKSDFMEKSGYLLKMVKTWKKTWKRRWFILKVGELLYYKSPSNVIRKPQGQIELNASSTIARGDGKQILQVVTGKSVHYLKADSPNLLEEWLRVLQSVVRIKASSPLFTQPDVRPITKGHLTKVKYGYSKHVWCALFGKALYYFRSQEDKFPLGQIKLCDARVEEVDKSCDSDKVSAQYTLSIQPVSQSPTYLLIDSPHEKTAWLYHLSVAAGTAVGQVGTEFEQLVAKLLNVDGDPGSHLWRHPTLCFTKEGLSSPLTTLPSQALQTEAIKLFKTCQLFINVAIDTPAIDYHVTLAQCALQVCLTHPELQTEIYCQLIKQTRRRQPNGQPGPLQGWQFLALCVGLFLPTHPIRWLLQMHLKRHGDLRTEVGKYAIYCQRSLERTQQKGERQARSSRMEILSILLRNPYHHSLPFSVPVHFLNNTYQVVGFDASTTVEEFQSRLNQDTGVRKTGQSGFSLYSDDPTGRDFEHCLQGNLKICDIIAKWEQAAKEHHTGKSENARTIKLTYKNRLYFAQQMRGEMERERFLLAYQTNEEITAGRFPVNKELALEMAALLAQVEFGDYERPFCSPGGSGASQTKSKQTLKQVLERFYPKHYRHTCTEEHMGQLLQRLSTRWASLRGRTSSECIRIYMTVARKWTLFGAKLFEAEPLSPSLQNNMRVWLAVHENGVIVLEFNSIKVLESHPHKNIVTFGASGQDFMLVVASGSGISTSKEKPTEKHLFAMASSKVRDVTLLVASYINSAQQQKSAAHHLSAPALMLAQSGELKSKESRSKSPPATCRPSKAPTLL, from the exons TTGCAGCAGTTGGAGACGCAGGTTTTGGAGGCAGAATGTCGTGCATATGAGGCCAACCAGCAG GTTCAGTGGATGGAGGAACGTCTGAAAGCGTCAAATGTCCAGTCAGGTGATTCAGACCTGCAGCTTTTCAAGCGTTGTCAAAGCCTTCAAGCATCACTACAGGAGAAAGATGAGCTCATCTCCAGCCTAGAGCAACAGCTAGAGGAACAG AAACAGAGCCGAATCCAAGATGCCAAGACAGTGGAGGAAAAAGCAGCCAAGATCAAAGAATGGGTGATGAAGAAGCTGAATGAG TTTGATGTGGAGAATGCCTCTTTGAGAGAGACGAACCAACAACACGAATCTGAGATACAAGACCTGAAAAAACAACTGCAAG CCATGAATCCTTCTGCTTCTATTGGCCCAGTCCAGGCCAATGTAGGTGAAGCCCAGCGACTCAGCAGCCTTACGTTTGGCTGTTTCCAGATCAGAGGAAAGAACCCTCAGGTACTAACGGGCCCAGAACCATCCCAGAAAAGCATCAGCACCCTGCCGGATCAGGACCACACACACATGGAGGGCAGGAGACCCTCTACAG ATTGTGGAATGAAAGGTCCAGAAACCGAGCATTGTGGCACTGGCTCTAAAATGGAATCTGAAGAAGTGGGTGACAACATCGGCGAACCATCATCTTGCAGCCTGTCCTCTGTCTTATCCATCTCCAAAGGAGACAGATGTCTGTTTGAAGGTTTGCGTTTAAACCGGCCCGCCAGCGAGGCTAACCTCACCTCTGATGACAGCAGCTCGCTGTTCGACGACGACATGCAGCACGCCGAATTCTCCAAACTCTGCCTTCCTGGTACCAAGAGCACTACGAAGAAAGGCGGCAAGAAAGCGTATATTGAAGACGGATGCTCGGACGACCTAAATAAACGCTTCCAGTCACAATGTCTGgattcctcttcttcctccagTGACACAAACACCCCCAGTCCCGTCCTAACTCCAGCTCTCACGCCGAAGCGTCCCACCCCTTCCCGGGATTCCCAAGACACCCCAGCCTCTCCCAAACAGCCCCGTCTACGCACCCCCAATACGTTTAACGTGAGTTTGGCGCTAGCCAAGAAGCACCTGAGCCAGCCTCCACTGTACAGCGAAGCCACTCACGGGCGAACACGTAATGCAATTAGCATGCTACGTCCTCTCCGGCCCCACGAAACAGATCTGGACCAAGAGCAAAGAATGGAGACTTGTGATCGAGAGCATCCCGATCTACCTTCAGAACAGCCAGCTGAAGTGCCGCCAGAAGAACCAGAAACACCCGAAGCCTGCGCAGCCGTTCCAGGGAGTAAACCACCGACTCCTCCCCTGCACAGGTTGCCATCCTGG GAGAGCAGAATATATGCTGTGGCGAAATCTGGAATTCGTCTTTCAGAGATGTCATGCAAAGATGTTTCTAATAAAG aCTCCCCCAACCCATCCTCGTGCCCCGCCTACATGCTCTACACTTCCCTCGTCTACAAGAACACGAGCACACCTGTGTTCACCACACTTAAAGGG AGGGCGACATTGTTGAGCACTAATGAGTTTCCAGAGGAGTGGTCCAGTTCAGAAGAGGAGGAGAGTTCAGAGGAGTGTCAGTGCTACTCTGGAGAGGAGATGTCTCTGTGCGGCTCTCACACCTCTGGATCAGAATCACATAAGAACAGCAGCCACGAAAGCCCTCGATCCCTGAAGAGAG CTGTATCATTGTCTTCTATGACATCTGAATGCGACTACGCCATCCCTCCTGATGCTTACTCCACTGACACTGAGTGTTCTGAACCAGAGAACAAACTGCCCAAGACCTGCTCCACCAGCAGTGACAATGACAAGAGT GACTTTATGGAGAAGTCTGGTTACCTGTTGAAAATGGTAAAGACATGGAAGAAAACATGGAAGAGGCGctggtttattttgaaagtCGGGGAGCTGCTGTACTACAAGTCACCG AGTAATGTCATCCGTAAGCCTCAAGGCCAGATTGAGCTCAACGCTTCAAGCACCATAGCACGCGGTGATGGAAAACAGATTCTTCAG GTGGTGACAGGTAAGAGTGTGCATTATCTGAAGGCGGATTCTCCAAACCTCCTGGAGGAGTGGCTGAGGGTTCTGCAGAGCGTTGTGAGAATCAAAGCTTCTAGTCCTCTATTCACACAACCTGATGTACGGCCCATCACGAAAGGACACCTGACGAAG GTGAAGTATGGATACTCGAAGCATGTGTGGTGTGCGCTTTTTGGGAAGGCGCTGTACTACTTCAGAAGTCAAGAGGATAAG TTTCCTCTGGGTCAGATCAAACTGTGTGACGCTCGGGTGGAGGAAGTGGATAAGTCATGTGACTCTGATAAAGTGTCTGCGCAATACACTCTTTCCATTCAGCCAGTGAGTCAGAGCCCGACATACCTGCTCATTGACTCACCTCATGAGAAG ACGGCCTGGCTGTACCATCTGTCTGTGGCAGCGGGCACTGCAGTGGGGCAGGTGGGCACTGAGTTTGAGCAGCTGGTTGCTAAACTCCTCAACGTGGATGGAGATCCAG GGTCTCATCTCTGGAGACATCCAACGCTGTGTTTCACTAAGGAAGGACTGTCTTCTCCACTCACCACCCTGCCCTCCCAGGCCCTTCAAACTGaagcaataaagctctttaag ACGTGTCAACTGTTTATAAATGTCGCCATTGACACTCCAGCCATAGATTATCATGTGACTTTAGCCCAGTGTGCTCTGCAAGTGTGTCTCACCCACCCAGAGCTCCAAACTGAAATCTACTGCCAGCTTATTAAACAGACCCGCAGGAGACAACCGAACGGTCAGCCTGGACCCCTGCAG GGTTGGCAGTTTTTGGCTCTGTGTGTCGGCCTCTTCCTGCCCACACACCCCATTCGTTGGCTTTTGCAAATGCACCTTAAAAGGCATGGAGATTTAag GACGGAAGTGGGAAAGTATGCCATCTACTGCCAGCGTTCACTGGAGCGGACGCAGCAGAAAGGTGAACGGCAAGCACGATCGTCACGTATGGAGATCCTGTCTATCCTTCTGAGGAATCCTTATCACCACTCTCTGCCCTTCAGCGTGCCTGTGCACTTCCTTAACAACACATACCAG GTTGTTGGTTTTGATGCTTCGACGACAGTGGAGGAATTCCAGAGCCGACTGAATCAGGACACAGGCGTGAGGAAGACTGGTCAGTCTGGTTTCAGCCTTTATTCCGACGACCCCACCGGCAGAGACTTTGAACACTGTCTTCAGGGAAACCTGAAG ATTTGTGATATTATTGCGAAATGGGAGCAGGCCGCAAAGGAGCATCACACGGGCAAATCTGAGAATGCCAGGACCATCAAACTCACTTATAAGAACAG GTTATATTTCGCACAGCAGATGAgaggagagatggagagagagcgTTTCCTGTTGGCTTACCAAACAAATGAGGAAATAACAGCAGGTCGCTTCCCTGTAAACAAAGAGCTGGCTTTAGAGATGGCCGCTCTGCTTGCTCAG GTGGAATTTGGTGACTATGAACGTCCATTTTGTAGTCCGGGTGGATCAGGAGCTTCACAGACTAAATCTAAGCAGACCCTGAAACAGGTTCTGGAGCGTTTCTACCCGAAGCATTACAGACACACCTGTACCGAGGAGCACATGGG GCAGTTACTACAGAGGCTGTCCACCCGCTGGGCATCTCTGAGGGGTCGGACTTCCTCTGAATGCATACGAATCTACATGACCGTAGCTCGGAAGTGGACGCTTTTTGGAGCCAAACTATTTGAGGCGGAG CCTTTATCTCCATCTCTGCAGAACAACATGCGCGTTTGGCTGGCAGTACATGAAAATGGAGTCATCGTACTGGAGTTCAACTCAATA aAAGTTCTGGAGTCTCACCCTCATAAAAACATTGTGACATTCGGAGCGTCCGGTCAGGACTTTATGCTGGTGGTAGCTTCGGGTTCTGGCATCAGCACGTCCAAAGAAAAGCCCACAGAGAAGCATCTGTTTGCTATGGCCTCCTCTAAA GTTCGAGACGTGACGTTGCTCGTAGCCAGCTACATAAACAGCGCACAACAGCAAAAATCGGCGGCCCACCACCTTTCTGCTCCGGCCCTGATGCTGGCTCAGTCTGGAGAACTGAAGAGCAAGGAATCAAGAAGCAAATCTCCACCGGCGACCTGCAGACCCAGCAAAGCCCCCACCTTACTTTGA